TAAGACCACAGAAACATTGTTTCTGCATTTTCGGTTTTGCACCAATAGTTTCGCATCAAATTCAAAGTCCTAAATGTGACAAATAAAATTAGGGCTTTTGGATAAATCATGGGAAATTGCATTTCTGGCCCCAAGCAAACTCGCACCGGCGGAACTTACGGCAACGCCTCGTCAAACGCATCTTCATCGGCAAGTTCTCCCGAACGTACTTCTGAAAGACATGGTCACAGCCAGTTCAGCGGCCTTGCTAGGCGTTCTCCTTCCTCGTCCAGCAGTTCTACACAACGATCAGGTTGGATGGCCGTCTTGCGGGGCATCGATCTCCCTCGGCCACTCGACTCCAGACTGACACATGCGATGGGTGTCTTGGGCTCCGTGTATCAGCAGTCGTCGGAATTCAGAACTGTCGCGGACACGGTGATTGCCGAAGGCGGCGGGCAAATTAGAATTGCGCCAAATGATGACAGTCCCGCATATACGGATGTCCTTAATCGAATCATTTACATTGCCCCCGGCACACTGGCGAACTCCGGAAGCGGGGACGGGCCCTCGCTGGTGAGTGCCTTGACGGTGGAGTTGAATAATCTCTCGCGAGCACAGTCGGCGAATGAAGTGGCATGGCTTGCAGATCAAGGCGGAATGAATGCTAGATCCTTTGCGCAAGAATACGAGAGAATTGAGTATGACAGCGCACAATCGCATGCTGAGGTTTTCCGCCAAGCGTATAGCGCACTGGAACAGCATGGAGAAGCAAACAATCCAGATCGTTGGTTTTCCGAGAGAAACGAACAGGGCGGCTTTGAAGCGGCTTTCAGCTCCTTCGAAGATTATTTGGGTGTTCAACGTGAAACCGGGCATACCGATGTCTATGAAGATCGGTTTCGTCAGACATATAATCGGGACTGAGCAAGTAGGTCAACGTCACTAGTGGTGTGCACGGCGCTGTTGCACAAATCGAATTGCAGACGGCATGACCCCAACCCCAGACGGACCTATGCCACAGCAGTCACCGACACGGTGTGAGGACGGCCGATCTGACTGAACCGATTGAGCAAGGCCACGCGGACATGCAGCTCCACAACCTGGCGGTCGAACGTGCGCGCGATCACCCGTTCGCCCAGTCGCTTGAAGCAGTGCATCTTCGTCTCCACAAGGCTGCGCCGGTGGTAGCCGCTCCACTTCTTCCAAATGCCGCGACCCAGGCGCTGGCACGCCCGAATGGCCTCATTACGATGCGCCGAGCCCGGACTCGACTTCTTCCAATGGCTGGCGTTCTTGCGGGGCGGGATCACCGCCATCGCGTGCCGCTCGGCAATGGCGTCCAGGCAGGCGCGCGTGTCGTAGGCGCCATCGGCACTGACGCTTTCGATGGATTCGTCAGTGGGAATCTGAGCCAGCAACCCGGGCAACATCGGCGCATCCCCAATGGCGTTGCTGGTCACCTCGATGGCGCGTATTTCCAGCGTCTGCGCGTCGATGCCCAGATGGACCTTGCGCCATTCGCGCCGGTATTCAGCACCATGCTTCTTGCGTTTCCACTCTCCTTCGCCCAGGAACTTGATGCCGGTGCTGTCCACCAGCAACTGCAGCGGCGAGTTGGTTCGCTGGTAGCTCAGTTCGACCTGCAAGGTCTTTTGGCGCCGGCAAACAGTGCTGAAGTCAGGTACCGGCCAGTCCAGCTTTGCCAGCCGCAGCAGGCTCTGCACCATGCCCAGCGCCTGTCGCAAGGGCTGGCCGAACAGGCACTTGATGCTCAGGCAGAACTGGATTGCTGCGTCCGAGAAGGTTCGGCTGCGTCCACGCCTGCCGGTCGGCGTGCCAAACCACTGCATGCCCTCATCTAGCCACATCGTCAACGAGCCTCGCGCTTTCAGCGCCGCGTTGTACGCCTTCCAGTTCGTCGTGCGGTACTTGCTCCGCTGCCTGTTCTTCGTCTCTGTCACGCAGTCAGTCTACGGGCATCAGCATCGCGATTTGTGCAACAAAGCCGGTGTGCACCAGAGATTCGCATGAACTTCTATGATGTGTTTCTGGCGGCTGTTTTTTGCAGCCCGGGAGCACATCATGGCCCGACCGCATGCCGTTGCTATCGAGTTGAGCGAAGCCGACCGAGCTGTGTTGCTCGGTTGGTCACGCCGTCGCAAGACCGCCCAGGCCTTGGCGCTGCGAGCACGCATCGTGCTGGCCTGTGCCGATTCAGCAGCGACCAACACGGCGATTGCCGAAGCCATGGGTTTGAGCCTGATGACGGTGTCGAAGTGGCGTCGGCGCTTTGCCCAGCATGGCATTGCCGGCCTCGACGATGCACCCCGCTCAGGCGCTCCGCGCACGATCCTGGACGAGCAGGTCGAGGCCGTGATCACCACGACGCTGGAGACCGTGCCAGAGAATGCCACCCATTGGTCCACCCGTACGCTCGCCGCTCATCTGGGACTGAGCCAGACCACCATCTCGCGCATCTGGCGTGCCTTTGCATTGGCGCCGCATCGCACCGAAGGCTTCAAGCTCTCCACCGACCCGTACTTCGTCGACAAGGTGCGTGACATCGTGGGGTTGTACTTGCATCCACCCGAGCGCGCTCTGGTGCTGTGCGTGGACGAGAAGCCCTCCATCCAGGCCCACAGTGATACCGCTCCGGCCATACCCATGCAACCGGGCCAGCCGGAGCGCCACACGCATGACTACCTGAGACACGGCACGACAGACCTCTTTGCCGCCCTCGATGTCAAGGCCGGCACGGTCATCGCCGAGGTCCACCGACGTCATCGCAGCGTGGAGTTCCGTCACTTCCTGCAGACCGTCGAACGTGCCACGCCCGCGGAGTTCGAACTGCATCTCGTGCTCGACAATGCCAGCACCCACAAGAGCCCGATCATCCAGCGCTGGCTGCTCAGGCATACGCGTGTGCACCTGCACTTTACGCCCACCTCGGCCTCTTGGATCAACCTGGTGGAATGCTGGTTCTCGATCCTCACGGCGCGTCGGCTCAAGCGCGGGAGATTCCCCTCGACCCGCGCCCTGGAGAACGCCATCCGCGCCTACGTGGCTACCAACAACGTCAATCCCAAGCCCTTCGTCTGGACCAAGACGGCCGATCAAATCCTTCAGTCCGTTGCAGAGTTCTGCATACGAACTTCCGGTTCACACCACTAGGCAAGACCGCACCTCGCGGGCTGTTCTCGGCCGCAGACTCTGGCCCTCCGTTTGAGGCTGATGGGGGTCGGGTGTAGCCGGGGCGAATGTCCCGGGACATGCGGCGGCGGCCAAAGCCGCGTTGCAACGGTGCTATACCGTCACAGGTCGTGTGCGGTAGAACTGCATCGGCACCGCCTGCATGTCGCGCGCGTGTTGGTTGAGCACCGACTTCTTCATCTTGCCCACGACGTGCATCTCGCACGGCTTGCAGTCAAAGCGCAGGGTGAGCTTTTCCTTGCCGTTGATGAGCTGCAGCGGCTCGGCCTTGATGGTGCCCTTCACGCCGATCACGCCCTTGGCCTGCTTGGGGCACAGACTCATGGAAAAGCGCACGCAGTGCTTGGTGATCATCAGGCTGACTTCGCCTTCCTCTTCCTTCGACTCGTAGGCCGCATCGATCACCTTCACGCCGTGCTTCACGTAGAAGTCGTGCGCCTTCTGGTTGAACACGTTGGCCAGATAGGTGAGCGTGTCTTCGGGGAAGGGTGCGGGGGGCTGGACGGGCTTGGCGCGGGGCAGGCGTACGAGGCCGGCGGCGCGTGCGGATTCGAGCGCGGCCACCGCGTCGCGGCGCAGCGGGTTCAATGCCGAGGCCGGCACGAACCAGGGCTGCGAAAGGCTCAGGGCGATGTCGTGCACGGAGAACACCGTGGCGCCGAAGCGGCCGAGTTGCTCGCGCAGCGTGGCCTCGGCTTGGGGGCCATCGGTGGCGCGCTGGTGCGGGTGCACGATCGCCGCGCTGCCGACGAAGCCGTCCTCGTCGGTCAGCGTGAGGTCGAAGCCGTCGGGCGTTTCGGACAGCTGCGCCCACAGGCCGATGCGCCGGTCGCTCGACTTCTTGTCGAGGGTGCGCACCCAGTCCATATCGCGGTTGCGGTTGATCTCCAGCCCACGGCGCAGGTCCTTGAAGCCGGCGATGGGGTCCTTGGGGAACACGCGCCACAGGCCTTTCCGGGCGTTGACCGCCTCGGCGCGGTTGATCTGCAGGCCCACCAGTTCCTTTTGCAGGTCGTAGTAGCACAGGCCGTCGCCGTTGTGCAGCACGGTGTCCGGGCTGGACAGTTCGAGTTCGGCGAAGTTCTCGCCCACCTTGGTGACCCACCCGATGGCGCGGCCCGGCGTCTTGGGTGTGTCGAACGCGCCGATGTCGTCCTGGCGTCCTTTGACGAAGTAGTCGGTGAACTCGCGGTTGAAGTTCTGGTCGGGATCGGGCGTGAAGGTGAACGTGGTGCGCCCGGACGACGAGCGCGCCAGCGGCTCGGCCGAGAACTCGCGCTCTTCGATGATCTCGTCGAGCAGCTTGCGGTAGTGCGCCGTGATGTTCTTCACGTAGCCCATGTCCTTGTAGCGGCCCTCGATCTTGAAGCTGCGCACGCCCGCATCGATGAGCGCCCGCAGGTTGTCGCTCTGGTTGTTGTCCTTCATCGACAGCACGTGCTTTTCGTGGGCGATGATGCGTCCGCTGCCGTCCAGCACCTCGTAGGGCAGGCGGCAGGCCTGGTTGCAGTCGCCCCGGTTGGCGCTGCGGCCGGTGTGCGCGTGGGTGATGTAGCACTGGCCGGAATAGGCCACGCACAGCGCGCCGTGCACGAAGAATTCGATGGTGGTGCGCGCCGGATCGGTGGCGGCGCGCACGGCGGCGATCTCCTGCAGGTCCAGCTCGCGCGCGATCACGATCTGCGACAGGCCCGCGTCCTGCAGGAAGCGCGCCTTCTCGGGCGTGCGGATGTCGGTCTGGGTGCTGGCGTGCAACTGGATAGGCGGCAGGTCCAGTTCCAGCAGGCCCATGTCCTGGATGATGAGCGCGTCGGCCCCGGCGTTGTATACCTGCCAGGCCATCTGCCGTGCGCCTTCCAGCTCGTCGTCCCGCAAGATGGTGTTCAGCGTGACGAAGATGCGGCTGTGGAAGCGGTGCGCATGGCGCACCAAGCGCTCCAGGTCGCGCAGATCGTTGCCCGCGCCGGCCCGGGCGCCGAAGGCCGGGCCGCCGATGTAGACGGCGTCGGCGCCATGGTTGACGGCCTCGATGCCGATGTCGGCGTCGCGCGCCGGGGAAAGCAGTTCGATCTGGTGGGGCAGCAGGGACATGGGGCGCGATTATCCCAGCGGGCGCTGCCGGTGCCTACCCGGGCCGGCATTAGCGGCGCGAATGCCCCGCAATCTGCACTGAATTGGTGCGATTTATCCCGGAACCGGTGCGTGGCGCGGCTAGCATACGCACGCCTTGCCGCCGGCCCCGGCGGCTTTCCAACGACAAGGATGGAGACTTTGAGAGTGCTGAACGCTTCCCGACTGAGTTTTTCCCTGCGGTCCACCGCGCTGGCCTGCGCGGCCCTGGTGGCCTGCGGCGCCGCCATGGCCCAGGACGTGCAGACCGTCAAGATCGGCCACGCCGGCCCCCTGTCGGGCGGCATCGCCCACATCGGCAAGGACACCGAAAACGGTGTGCGCCTGGCGCTGGACGACCTGACCACGCAGAACCTGGTGATCGGCGGCAAGAAGGTCCGCTTCGAGCTGGCCGCCGAAGACGATGCCGGCGACCCGCGCCAGGCCACGGGCGTGGCGCAGAAACTGTGCGACCTGAAGGTGGCGGGGGTGGTCGGCCACCTGCAGTCGGGCACGTCCATTCCCGCCTCGTCCATCTACGACAAGTGCGGCCTGCCCCACATCACGGCCGCGGCCACCAACCCCGACCTGACCAAGCCCGGCTACAAGACGACCTTCCGCCTGATCGCCAACGACAGCGCGCTGGGCGCTGGGCGCGGCGCTGGCTCTCTACGCGGCGGACCACCTCAAGCTCAAGACCGTGGCGATCATCGACGACCGCACGGCCTACGGCCAGGGCGTGGCGGCGGTGTTCAAGGCCACGGCGCTGCAAAAGGGCCTGACGGTGGTGTCCGAGGAGTTCACCAACGACAAGGCCACGGACTTCATGGCCATCCTCACCGCCATCAAGTCCAAGAAGCCCGACGGCATCTTCTACGGCGGCCTCGATGCCCAGGCCGGCCCCATGCTGCGCCAGATGGAGCAGCTGGGCCTGGGCTCGGTGAAGTATTTCGGCGGCGACGCGCTGTGCACCGAGAAGCTGCCCGACCTGTCGTCCAAGGCGGCCGTGCTCAAGAACGTGACCTGCGCCACGGGCGGGGCCTCGGTCACCAAGATGCAGGGTGGCGCCGAATGGAAGAAGCGCTACGACGCCAAGTTCCCCGGCCAGTTCCAGATCTACAGCCCGTCCGGGAACCTCTCAAAACCCATCCGGTCCCTTGTTGATCGAGAATGCGTGCTCCATCCTTTGCCATGATCACTCCCCGTAGCGCCCTGAAGTTCGACCTGTTCGCTGAGGCCTCGCGCCAACACAAGAGAGATGAGGTGGGCGATCCGCTGCAGGTGATCGCGCGGCACATCGACTTCGCAGAACTGGCCCGGCTGGTGGATGCCTTGATCGAACGCGGGGGTGGCCGCCGGGGCGGTCGGCCCGCCTACCCCACCGAGGTGATGGTGCGCATCCTGGTGTTGAAGCGGCTGTACAACCTGTCCGATGAGCAGATGGAGTATCAGTTGCTGGACCGGGGGAGCTACCAGCGGTTTTGCCTGTTGCAGGATGCGATGAACGTGCCGGACCGCAACACGATCTGGCGCTTTGGCGAGCGCCTTGGCGTGGGCGGGGCAACGGCCTTGTTCCAGGGGGTGGATGCCCAACTGCAGCGCCACGGCTACATCGCCCGGGGCGGGCAGGCCATTGATGCCACGCTGGTGCCCGCGCCCCGACAGCACATCGGCCAGCAGGAGCGGCGAACGCTGGCACAAGGCGGGCAGCCGGACTGGAGCCAAGCGCGACGCAGGCAAAAGGATGTGGAGGCCACGCACACGAAGAAGCACGGCAAAAGCCACTTCGGCTACAAGCTCAGCGTGAGCGTGGACCTCAAGCACGGCTTCATCCGCCGCCTCGCCACGGGCACGGCCAGCGAGCACGACGGGCACCACTTCGATGAGGTGCTGGACATGCACAACACCGGGCGGGCAGTGCATGCGGACAAAGCCTACCCGAGCCGCCAAAGGTGCCAGATGCTGAAAGTGCTGGGATTCGTGGATGCGATGCAGCGCCGTGCGCAGGCGGGCCGACCACAGAGCGAATGCCAGAAGGGGCGCAACCAGCGCATCGCAAAGAAACGAGCCAAGGTGGAGCACGTGTTCGCCGGTATCCGCCACCTGGGGGGCAAGTTCGTGCGCACCATCGGACAGGCGCGCGCCACGGTGGGGATGACGATGATGGCCGCCTGCTACAACATGAAGCGACTGGCCTGGTTCCTGCATCGGGGCGTGGATGCTTTCTTCAAGCCCGCCACTGGCAAGGCACAAGTGCG
This region of Acidovorax sp. GBBC 1281 genomic DNA includes:
- a CDS encoding IS5 family transposase, which produces MTETKNRQRSKYRTTNWKAYNAALKARGSLTMWLDEGMQWFGTPTGRRGRSRTFSDAAIQFCLSIKCLFGQPLRQALGMVQSLLRLAKLDWPVPDFSTVCRRQKTLQVELSYQRTNSPLQLLVDSTGIKFLGEGEWKRKKHGAEYRREWRKVHLGIDAQTLEIRAIEVTSNAIGDAPMLPGLLAQIPTDESIESVSADGAYDTRACLDAIAERHAMAVIPPRKNASHWKKSSPGSAHRNEAIRACQRLGRGIWKKWSGYHRRSLVETKMHCFKRLGERVIARTFDRQVVELHVRVALLNRFSQIGRPHTVSVTAVA
- a CDS encoding IS630 family transposase, whose protein sequence is MARPHAVAIELSEADRAVLLGWSRRRKTAQALALRARIVLACADSAATNTAIAEAMGLSLMTVSKWRRRFAQHGIAGLDDAPRSGAPRTILDEQVEAVITTTLETVPENATHWSTRTLAAHLGLSQTTISRIWRAFALAPHRTEGFKLSTDPYFVDKVRDIVGLYLHPPERALVLCVDEKPSIQAHSDTAPAIPMQPGQPERHTHDYLRHGTTDLFAALDVKAGTVIAEVHRRHRSVEFRHFLQTVERATPAEFELHLVLDNASTHKSPIIQRWLLRHTRVHLHFTPTSASWINLVECWFSILTARRLKRGRFPSTRALENAIRAYVATNNVNPKPFVWTKTADQILQSVAEFCIRTSGSHH
- a CDS encoding peptidase U32 family protein; translation: MSLLPHQIELLSPARDADIGIEAVNHGADAVYIGGPAFGARAGAGNDLRDLERLVRHAHRFHSRIFVTLNTILRDDELEGARQMAWQVYNAGADALIIQDMGLLELDLPPIQLHASTQTDIRTPEKARFLQDAGLSQIVIARELDLQEIAAVRAATDPARTTIEFFVHGALCVAYSGQCYITHAHTGRSANRGDCNQACRLPYEVLDGSGRIIAHEKHVLSMKDNNQSDNLRALIDAGVRSFKIEGRYKDMGYVKNITAHYRKLLDEIIEEREFSAEPLARSSSGRTTFTFTPDPDQNFNREFTDYFVKGRQDDIGAFDTPKTPGRAIGWVTKVGENFAELELSSPDTVLHNGDGLCYYDLQKELVGLQINRAEAVNARKGLWRVFPKDPIAGFKDLRRGLEINRNRDMDWVRTLDKKSSDRRIGLWAQLSETPDGFDLTLTDEDGFVGSAAIVHPHQRATDGPQAEATLREQLGRFGATVFSVHDIALSLSQPWFVPASALNPLRRDAVAALESARAAGLVRLPRAKPVQPPAPFPEDTLTYLANVFNQKAHDFYVKHGVKVIDAAYESKEEEGEVSLMITKHCVRFSMSLCPKQAKGVIGVKGTIKAEPLQLINGKEKLTLRFDCKPCEMHVVGKMKKSVLNQHARDMQAVPMQFYRTRPVTV
- a CDS encoding IS5 family transposase, whose product is MTPRSALKFDLFAEASRQHKRDEVGDPLQVIARHIDFAELARLVDALIERGGGRRGGRPAYPTEVMVRILVLKRLYNLSDEQMEYQLLDRGSYQRFCLLQDAMNVPDRNTIWRFGERLGVGGATALFQGVDAQLQRHGYIARGGQAIDATLVPAPRQHIGQQERRTLAQGGQPDWSQARRRQKDVEATHTKKHGKSHFGYKLSVSVDLKHGFIRRLATGTASEHDGHHFDEVLDMHNTGRAVHADKAYPSRQRCQMLKVLGFVDAMQRRAQAGRPQSECQKGRNQRIAKKRAKVEHVFAGIRHLGGKFVRTIGQARATVGMTMMAACYNMKRLAWFLHRGVDAFFKPATGKAQVRLQTVKA